From the genome of Deinococcus aquiradiocola:
CCAGCGCGCGGCGCAGGTACCCGCTGCGCGCGAAGGTCGTCACGATGATGACCCGCACCGCCGACCCCTCCGCCCGCAGGCTCTCCGCGACGTCCAGGCCCGACAGGCGCGGCATCTCGATGTCGGTCACCAGCACGTCCGGCTGCAGGTCGCGGCACAGCGCGAGGGCCGCCTCGCCGTCCGTCGCCTGCCCCACCACCTGCAGGTCGTCCTCCAGCGACAGCAGTGCACTGAGGGCGCCCAGCACCAGCCCCTGGTCCTCCGCCAGCACCAGCCGCACGGGCGTCACGCGCCCACCCCGGACGTGACGCTCACGCGCTCACCGGGCCGCGCGCCTGCACCGGGGCAGGGGAGACGCGCGGCGGGAAGGCCGCGCGGACGGTCGTGCCGCGCCCACCCGTCACGCTGAACTGCCCGCCCGCCGCCCGCACCCGCTCGCGCATGCTCGTCAGACCCGTCCCCTCCGCCGTCCCGCCCCGCCCGCGCCCGTCGTCCCGTACCTCCAGCACCATCAGCCCCCCCTCCTGCGCGAGCCGCACCTGCACGGCCTGCGCGCCCGCGTGCCGCATGACGTTCGTCACGGCCTCCCGCAGCACCATCTCCATCGCGTACTCCACTTCCGGCGGCAGCGTCAGCGGCTCCGCGTCCAGGTCCAGCCGCACGCCGCCCGTCCCGAGCGCCAGTTTGCTGCGCGCCAGCTCGGCACTCAGACCGCTCCCCTGGTACCCGCGCACCGCGCTGCGCACCTCGCCCAGCGCCTCACGCGAGATGCGCTCCACCTCACGGATCTCCACTGCCGCGCGCGCCGGGTCACGCACCGCGAGCTTGCCCGCCAGTTCGCTCTTGAGCACGATCACGCTCAGCGTGTGCCCCAGCAGGTCGTGCAGGTCCCGCGCGATCCGTTCGCGTTCCGCGTCCGCCGCGAGCCGCTCCTTCTCGGCCTGCACGCGCGCCAGCCGCTGATTCGCGACCGCCTGCCGGTACGCGGCGTGATTGCCGTACGTGGCGACGCCCGTCAGCAGCAGCATCTGCAGCAGGTCCAGCCGGTCGATGTCCCCCGCGCCCAGCCAGCCGGGCGTCAGCAGGGCCGCCACGATCGGCAGCAGCGCCAGGGCCGCCACCCGCAGACTCCCCTGGAAGCCCGCCACCGCGCCCGCGTACACCAGGAACGTCGCGCTGTCGTAGCCGACGACCGGCAGGCCCAGCAGGTACATCCCGGTGCCCGCCACGTACCCCACCGTCAGCAGTGCCCGGTGGTACCGCCAGTCGGCGCGCAGGTACACGGCCGCGAACACCGCCATGAACGTCAGCAGCGCCAGCCCGTACAGCAGCGTCAGCGCGGGCGGATGCGTGCCCTGCAGGTAGGCGCGCACCGGAAAGTACACGTACGCCAGCCACACCAGCGGAAAAGTCCGCCAGAACCAGCGCCGCCCACCGCCCGGCCGTTCGTCCTGCGGCGGGTGGACCTGTCCGGGACGTACGGGGGACGCGCTGGGCGAAACGGTGCGGTTCGGGGCCATCTCACGCTCCTGTGACGGGAATACCGCCATGATAGGTCATCCGGATTCCAGGCAAGGAGGAGCGTTTCATGGGCAGGCGGGAACCGCGTCCCGGCCCGCCCGGTCCCGCGTCACGCGCGGCGGGCCTCGTCGCGGCGGTACGCCCACACGCACACCGCCAGGAACAGCAGCGCGTACCCGGCCAGCACCAGCGCGTGCGTCCACAGCGGCGCACTGTCCCGCGCGCCCAGCGCCGTCCACCCGAGCTGCCCGTAATGGTAGCCGGGCAGGTACGGCGCGAGCGTCCGGATGAACTGCGGCGCGACGTCCAGCGGGTAGAAGATGCCGGACGCGAACATCAGCGGCAGCGTCACGAGGTTCGCGGTGGGTGCGGCCCCGGTCGGCCCGAGCGCCAGGCCCAGGCTCAGGCCCAGCAGCGCGAACGGCACCATGCCCAGCAGCAGCCGCAGCAGCACGCCCGCGAACTGCGCCGCGCCGAGCGTCACGCCGCCCGCCACCCGCGCGAACAGCGCGAGCAGCAGCACGCTCACCAGGCCCAGCAGCACGCTCGCCGCGACGCGCGCCGCGAGGTACGCGCCGGGTGAGGCGGGCGTCACGCGCAGCTGCCGCATCCAGCCGTTCGCGCGTTCCGTGGCGGTCGCCACCCCGAATGCGAAGATCGCGGTGCTCACCAGCGAGTACGCCGCGTACGACACCAGCAGGTATGGTCCGGCCGCCACGCCGCCCAGCCGCCCGTCCAGGTTCGGGAGGGCGAACAGGGCGAACAGCATGATCGGCAGCAGCAGGCTCGGCACGAGGAAGGACCGGTTGCGCAGCAGTTTGCGCAGCTCGGCGCGCAGCAGCGCCGTGAACATCGTCAGCGGGCGTGCCTGCGCGGCAGGGGAGGCGAGGGGGGCGGGGCGGGCGGGACCGGTCAGCTGCGTCATGGTGAACTCCTGGGGGTGGGTGTGGTCGGACGGTTCTTCTGTGCGCGTTCCGTTCGGGGCGGTCAGGGCTGCGCAGTCAGGGTTGTGCGCTCAGGGCTGGGCGGTCAGGTTCAGGAACGCTTCCTCCAGCGTCGCGCGGCGCACCTCCAGGTCGTGCAGTTCCTCACCCTGC
Proteins encoded in this window:
- a CDS encoding sensor histidine kinase, whose amino-acid sequence is MAPNRTVSPSASPVRPGQVHPPQDERPGGGRRWFWRTFPLVWLAYVYFPVRAYLQGTHPPALTLLYGLALLTFMAVFAAVYLRADWRYHRALLTVGYVAGTGMYLLGLPVVGYDSATFLVYAGAVAGFQGSLRVAALALLPIVAALLTPGWLGAGDIDRLDLLQMLLLTGVATYGNHAAYRQAVANQRLARVQAEKERLAADAERERIARDLHDLLGHTLSVIVLKSELAGKLAVRDPARAAVEIREVERISREALGEVRSAVRGYQGSGLSAELARSKLALGTGGVRLDLDAEPLTLPPEVEYAMEMVLREAVTNVMRHAGAQAVQVRLAQEGGLMVLEVRDDGRGRGGTAEGTGLTSMRERVRAAGGQFSVTGGRGTTVRAAFPPRVSPAPVQARGPVSA
- a CDS encoding ABC transporter permease, whose product is MTQLTGPARPAPLASPAAQARPLTMFTALLRAELRKLLRNRSFLVPSLLLPIMLFALFALPNLDGRLGGVAAGPYLLVSYAAYSLVSTAIFAFGVATATERANGWMRQLRVTPASPGAYLAARVAASVLLGLVSVLLLALFARVAGGVTLGAAQFAGVLLRLLLGMVPFALLGLSLGLALGPTGAAPTANLVTLPLMFASGIFYPLDVAPQFIRTLAPYLPGYHYGQLGWTALGARDSAPLWTHALVLAGYALLFLAVCVWAYRRDEARRA